A portion of the Punica granatum isolate Tunisia-2019 chromosome 7, ASM765513v2, whole genome shotgun sequence genome contains these proteins:
- the LOC116214880 gene encoding protein YLS3, producing MASSNDSSRTDALCFLSLLLATAFFSTALSQAPSSSTSRPTVTSCQPQLLYLVPCAPFVQGTVQSPAGTCCNNLDRIYRQQPNCICLLLSSSDFNSLPINSTLALQLPQLCHLQGDAALCSGVPVPPITPSERAPNSPAAQVLLGGKNESSIAASPASQVAPRPSIISSGHSLNKGIILAMGIINSASIGIVMIALLTAGPYF from the exons ATGGCTTCTTCTAACGATAGTTCTCGAACTGATGCTCTCTGCTTCCTCTCACTCCTGCTAGCGACTGCCTTCTTCTCGACCGCCCTTTCGCAAGCTCCAAGCTCCTCCACCTCGAGGCCCACCGTCACCTCGTGCCAGCCCCAGCTATTATATCTCGTACCCTGCGCACCATTCGTCCAAGGGACAGTCCAGTCGCCTGCAGGAACTTGCTGCAACAACCTCGACCGAATCTACAGGCAGCAGCCCAACTGCATCTGCCTCCTCCTCAGCAGCTCCGACTTCAACTCCCTCCCCATTAACAGCACCCTAGCACTTCAGCTCCCTCAACTCTGCCACCTTCAAGGGGACGCCGCTCTTTGTTCAG GAGTTCCAGTGCCTCCCATCACACCCTCTGAGAGAGCTCCCAATTCACCAGCTGCCCAGGTCTTGCTCGGGGGAAAGAATGAATCCTCTATCGCTG CTTCTCCGGCGAGTCAAGTGGCACCACGGCCCAGCATCATAAGTTCGGGGCATTCGCTGAACAAAGGCATCATACTTGCAATGGGGATAATAAACTCGGCCTCTATTGGAATCGTCATGATTGCATTACTCACAGCAGGTCCATATTTTTGA
- the LOC116214879 gene encoding uncharacterized protein LOC116214879, which yields MALTVINGRAGAGGGGILYRSPGQPPHSAALLRRHVIIPYSPRTLHIASAKKLSSRTGKFDSRNRRTSTATEDEEKEEDQLPEASNIERTGPENSALESAASSRVEGSDGFVLPELPGDKPDFWEGPQWDALGFFVQYLWAFGIAFALIACGIAVATYNEGATDFKETPAYKESIKSQELLEEPNSGSDVFESNPTEVAPSLE from the exons ATGGCTCTCACCGTGATCAACGGCCGCGCCGGTGCCGGAGGAGGCGGGATCCTCTACCGCTCCCCTGGCCAACCGCCGCACTCCGCCGCTCTACTCCGTCGCCACGTCATCATCCCGTACTCACCCAGGACCCTCCACATTGCCTCTGCCAAGAAGCTCTCTTCCCGCACCGGCAAGTTCGACAGCAGGAACCGGAGGACCTCGACAGCCACCGAGGACGAAGAGAAGGAGGAAGACCAGCTCCCAGAAGCTTCCAACATCGAGAGGACCGGCCCGGAGAACAGTGCCTTGGAGTCTGCGGCGAGCTCCCGAGTCGAGGGCAGCGACGGGTTCGTCCTGCCGGAGCTCCCCGGCGACAAGCCTGACTTCTGGGAGGGGCCGCAGTGGGACGCCCTGGGGTTCTTCGTTCAGTACCTGTGGGCTTTTGGGATTGCCTTTGCG CTGATCGCCTGTGGTATTGCTGTTGCAACGTATAATGAGGGGGCGACAGACTTCAAGGAGACGCCTGCGTATAAAGAGTCGATCAAGTCTCAGGAACTGTTGGAAGAACCCAATTCCGGTTCGGACGTTTTCGAGTCGAACCCAACTGAGGTGGCACCGAGTTTGGAATAG
- the LOC116213624 gene encoding uncharacterized protein LOC116213624 encodes MVMEETKKRVRDESDAGLVSSPEPDNLGPFTSAFQEADLTESKRPRVDGPEDYSSSPESWRIEETILDILDDPIDVDTAVQGLDSVIRSFEEEILGAPAHQPDLGYLLEASDDELGLPPTLANYSSSDVRGFGGAGWSESSDGFELGGLFGFDNEFAGYGGYEFAVGADGCWSGYGGGDGEFVAVGGLFDYVEPDSEWAEI; translated from the coding sequence ATGGTTATGGAAGAGACCAAGAAGCGAGTCCGGGACGAGTCGGATGCCGGTCTAGTATCCAGTCCCGAGCCCGACAATTTGGGGCCGTTCACCTCAGCATTCCAGGAAGCTGACCTCACTGAGTCGAAGCGGCCCCGGGTTGATGGCCCAGAGGACTATTCCAGCTCGCCCGAGTCGTGGCGGATTGAGGAGACGATACTCGACATACTGGATGATCCCATCGACGTTGACACGGCAGTCCAGGGCCTCGACTCGGTGATCAGGAGCTTCGAGGAGGAGATACTTGGTGCCCCGGCTCATCAGCCGGACCTCGGGTACCTTCTGGAAGCTTCCGATGACGAGCTCGGCCTTCCACCGACATTGGCTAATTACTCATCCTCCGATGTGCGGGGGTTTGGAGGCGCCGGTTGGTCTGAGAGCTCGGACGGCTTCGAGCTTGGAGGGCTATTCGGGTTCGACAATGAGTTCGCGGGCTATGGCGGATACGAGTTTGCGGTCGGTGCCGACGGGTGTTGGTCGGGCTACGGCGGCGGAGACGGGGAGTTTGTGGCAGTGGGAGGGCTGTTTGATTACGTAGAGCCGGATAGCGAATGGGCCGAAATTTAG
- the LOC116215624 gene encoding zinc finger protein CONSTANS-LIKE 8-like isoform X2 — MIADAKTANAVGGRTARACESCLKCRARWYCPADDAFLCGACDASVHSANQLARRHERVRLEAAPNPSTSHKSNGRSLKTSTDDSNSVPAWHGGFTRKARTPRKKFPGADGGLAAKLPSPGDLVPELSGEFDVSTGSMDESDDIGLQCRVPVLDPFAEVGGCDLLGLGGGNGGTCDDELDIGLLLPSEVDLEEFAADVKSLLGKEGLDLDEETGTEVKVKDELSGDDIMLELGDDETAEGCNFEVAAAWEVAAEAAVGEMEFRSPVAAVGGDEVEEEKLVPAAAAGGDNKSSIHSNENEVKPTKMLLRLNYEDVITAWASHLSPWTNGTRPNLSPGDEWPDCMHNYGGDAMGLRGHSVGGDDKEREARVSRYREKRRTRMFSKKIRYQVRKLNAEKRPRMKGRFVKRTPCFS; from the exons ATGATCGCCGATGCGAAGACCGCGAACGCCGTCGGAGGGAGGACGGCACGGGCCTGTGAAAGCTGCCTCAAGTGTCGGGCACGCTGGTACTGCCCGGCTGATGATGCCTTCCTATGTGGCGCATGTGACGCCTCCGTGCACTCCGCCAACCAGCTTGCACGGCGTCACGAGCGTGTACGCCTCGAGGCTGCCCCTAATCCGTCGACATCTCATAAGTCCAATGGCCGTTCACTGAAGACCTCCACTGATGATTCCAATTCCGTGCCCGCTTGGCACGGGGGATTCACCCGCAAGGCTCGGACCCCCAGGAAGAAGTTCCCGGGAGCCGATGGGGGTTTAGCGGCTAAGCTGCCTTCACCTGGGGATCTTGTTCCGGAGCTCAGCGGCGAGTTTGATGTGTCCACTGGCTCGATGGACGAGAGCGACGATATTGGGCTCCAGTGCCGTGTCCCGGTGCTTGACCCTTTTGCGGAGGTGGGCGGCTGTGATTTGCTAGGACTTGGAGGGGGGAATGGTGGCACGTGTGACGACGAGCTGGACATTGGGCTGCTGCTCCCATCGGAGGTGGACCTCGAGGAGTTTGCGGCAGATGTGAAGAGCTTGCTCGGGAAGGAGGGATTGGATTTGGATGAAGAGACCGGCACCGAAGTGAAAGTCAAAGATGAACTGTCGGGAGACGATATTATGTTAGAGCTGGGCGACGATGAGACGGCAGAGGGTTGTAATTTTGAGGTGGCTGCAGCATGGGAAGTGGCAGCGGAGGCGGCAGTGGGGGAAATGGAGTTCAGGTCACCGGTGGCGGCTGTAGGAGGAGACGAAGTTGAGGAGGAAAAGCTGGTGCCCGCGGCGGCAGCGGGTGGTGATAATAAAAGCAGTATCCATAGTAACGAAAATGAGGTGAAGCCAACAAAGATGCTGCTACGGCTGAATTACGAGGATGTAATCACGGCTTGGGCGAGCCACCTCTCGCCATGGACGAATGGAACTCGCCCCAACCTTAGCCCCGGCGATGAATGGCCCGACTGCATG CACAATTATGGTGGAGACGCAATGGGACTGAGAGGACATTCAGTCGGAGGTGATGATAAGGAGCGAGAGGCAAGGGTGAGCCGGTACAGAGAAAAGAGGAGGACCCGAATGTTCTCTAAGAAGATTCGCTATCAAGTTCGGAAGCTCAACGCCGAGAAAAGGCCACGGATGAAGGGCCGGTTCGTCAAGAGAACTCCCTGCTTTTCCTGA
- the LOC116215624 gene encoding zinc finger protein CONSTANS-LIKE 8-like isoform X1, whose protein sequence is MIADAKTANAVGGRTARACESCLKCRARWYCPADDAFLCGACDASVHSANQLARRHERVRLEAAPNPSTSHKSNGRSLKTSTDDSNSVPAWHGGFTRKARTPRKKFPGADGGLAAKLPSPGDLVPELSGEFDVSTGSMDESDDIGLQCRVPVLDPFAEVGGCDLLGLGGGNGGTCDDELDIGLLLPSEVDLEEFAADVKSLLGKEGLDLDEETGTEVKVKDELSGDDIMLELGDDETAEGCNFEVAAAWEVAAEAAVGEMEFRSPVAAVGGDEVEEEKLVPAAAAGGDNKSSIHSNENEVKPTKMLLRLNYEDVITAWASHLSPWTNGTRPNLSPGDEWPDCMGSYASDVHNQHNYGGDAMGLRGHSVGGDDKEREARVSRYREKRRTRMFSKKIRYQVRKLNAEKRPRMKGRFVKRTPCFS, encoded by the exons ATGATCGCCGATGCGAAGACCGCGAACGCCGTCGGAGGGAGGACGGCACGGGCCTGTGAAAGCTGCCTCAAGTGTCGGGCACGCTGGTACTGCCCGGCTGATGATGCCTTCCTATGTGGCGCATGTGACGCCTCCGTGCACTCCGCCAACCAGCTTGCACGGCGTCACGAGCGTGTACGCCTCGAGGCTGCCCCTAATCCGTCGACATCTCATAAGTCCAATGGCCGTTCACTGAAGACCTCCACTGATGATTCCAATTCCGTGCCCGCTTGGCACGGGGGATTCACCCGCAAGGCTCGGACCCCCAGGAAGAAGTTCCCGGGAGCCGATGGGGGTTTAGCGGCTAAGCTGCCTTCACCTGGGGATCTTGTTCCGGAGCTCAGCGGCGAGTTTGATGTGTCCACTGGCTCGATGGACGAGAGCGACGATATTGGGCTCCAGTGCCGTGTCCCGGTGCTTGACCCTTTTGCGGAGGTGGGCGGCTGTGATTTGCTAGGACTTGGAGGGGGGAATGGTGGCACGTGTGACGACGAGCTGGACATTGGGCTGCTGCTCCCATCGGAGGTGGACCTCGAGGAGTTTGCGGCAGATGTGAAGAGCTTGCTCGGGAAGGAGGGATTGGATTTGGATGAAGAGACCGGCACCGAAGTGAAAGTCAAAGATGAACTGTCGGGAGACGATATTATGTTAGAGCTGGGCGACGATGAGACGGCAGAGGGTTGTAATTTTGAGGTGGCTGCAGCATGGGAAGTGGCAGCGGAGGCGGCAGTGGGGGAAATGGAGTTCAGGTCACCGGTGGCGGCTGTAGGAGGAGACGAAGTTGAGGAGGAAAAGCTGGTGCCCGCGGCGGCAGCGGGTGGTGATAATAAAAGCAGTATCCATAGTAACGAAAATGAGGTGAAGCCAACAAAGATGCTGCTACGGCTGAATTACGAGGATGTAATCACGGCTTGGGCGAGCCACCTCTCGCCATGGACGAATGGAACTCGCCCCAACCTTAGCCCCGGCGATGAATGGCCCGACTGCATG GGTTCTTATGCATCTGATGTTCACAATCAGCACAATTATGGTGGAGACGCAATGGGACTGAGAGGACATTCAGTCGGAGGTGATGATAAGGAGCGAGAGGCAAGGGTGAGCCGGTACAGAGAAAAGAGGAGGACCCGAATGTTCTCTAAGAAGATTCGCTATCAAGTTCGGAAGCTCAACGCCGAGAAAAGGCCACGGATGAAGGGCCGGTTCGTCAAGAGAACTCCCTGCTTTTCCTGA